Genomic window (Methanothrix sp.):
ATAAAGGAGCCCAGGATAGTTGTTCTCGATGAGCCCACCGGCACAATGGATCCGATAACGAAGATAGAGGTGAGCAAGTCGATCCTCAGCGCAAGGGAGGAGCTGGAGGAGACATTCGTCATAGTGAGCCATGACATGGACTTCGTCAGCAATGTGTGCGATCGCGCTATGCTTATGAGGAATGGAAGAGTGGTATCTATTGGCGCTCCGGCAGATGTCCTGAAGCTGCTCACAAAGGAGGAGGAGCGCGAGATGCTGGGGAGCTGATCTCCAGCATTATGCCGGAATTCCCGGCGGCAAGGAGGCGTATGAGGGTCAGAGTAGATGGATCTGAGATATCTCTGAGGGATGGGGCCACTCTGGGGGAGGCACTCGAGGCAGCCAGCTCCACAGTCTCCCCAGGAGCTGTGATCGGCATAATAAAAGGACGCGGAGAGAAGGCGAGGGTCACAGACTCCTACTGGCTTGTCACAACCAAGGGCAGGATAAGGATAGATCTCCTGGATACAGGCCTGAAGGACGCATGGCATGAGGCGGTCGAGAGGATTGTGGGTCTGGAGGGGAGATGGTCGGATTCAGGTGCTGTCTCATTCGGGAACTTTCCATCGTCGATATCTCCGGGAAGGGGTGCCCACGAGTACAGCAGGTTTGATGTGATCCTCGGCGCCAGCGGCTTCGAAAACGAGAAGTCCCAGCTGATCTTCATCAAGCGCAGGCATTCCGCAGTCTACGGTGTGCCGTCTGAAAGCAAGGGAGTCTTCGCGAGGGTCGTCGGCGGTAAGAACATACTTGACAGGCTGGAGAAGAGCGACAGCATACTCAAGGTGGAGCCGATCGTCGAGTGGGAGGATCTGACCGAGAAGACTGTCACAACAGACATGTCGTTTCCCCTTGCTGACGGGATGGAGATCTACTCGAGGTTCGAGGTCGATCTCATCCAGGATGCCCCCAAGGGGGCGGAGTTCTTCCTTGCAGCGACGAAGGATGGAGCTCTGAAGGTGGATGCTGTCTCGAGCTCCTATATCTCCTCTCATATCCTCAAGGGCGAGCCGATAGAGTTCGAGCACAGGGAGCCGCGGCTTGAGGGTGCTGTTACGGTGAGGACCTCCGGGCGGGGACTCGGCCACATATTCATCTACAAGGCCGACAGGACATCAAACCCGAATCATTCTGTTGTTGGAAGGGTCACTGCAGGTCTGGATCTGCTGAAGCTCGCATCCCCAGGCCAGCGCATCACCGCAAGGGTCAGACCTGAGAGGTTCATGGTGCTGGGCATGCCGCTCAGGGATGCGATGGAGCTTGCCAGGTCGAGGGGCATAGAGCCATCTTTCGATGGATACTCCGGAGATGACGCGGTCGTCATCGAGCAGAACCCTCCAACGACCATGGAGGTTCTGAAGGCAGGTAAGGTCTTCCTGAAGGCGATACAGTCCTCCAGGCTGGTCAGGATAGAGCTCTACGACGATCTGGCCCCGAAGACGCTGGACTATTTCAGGCATGTTGTGGGGCTCAAGGAGCGGCCGGTGGGGCCTCTGCCGGTATTCTTTGTTTACGAGAACACGGTTCTGTTCAAGCCGGTGATCGACGCACTCAGGTACAAGGAGCTTCTGCCGGAGAACAAGCCCACAGGTCCTGTGCCTGCAGGATCGATAGGTGTCACAAACCAGGTGGCCAAGAGGACAGGGCTGATTGGAGTGAAGTTCGTCGAGGACAGGAGATACGGCCCCTCCGGCGAGAAGTTCGAGGGCACGAACATCATCGGCAGGGTTATTGATCTTGACAAGCTCAGGGATGTGAAGGAGGGGGAGATCGTGTACGTCATGGAGGAGAAGAGATGAGGGTTACGAAGTACGTGATAACATCTCCGGAGTCCGAGATCCTCCCCTCTGACATCGCCATGCACATCTACGGATCGAAGCGCGACGTCCATGTGAAGGAGACATGCTTCGGAGTGATCATAAACGGAGAGGAAAAAGAGATCGAGGATCTCGTCAGAGAGATAAGAGCCATGGATCCTAACGGGATCTTCATAAAGGACCGTGGGTTTCCCCCGGGAGATCCGAGAAGGTGCCGCGGGCACCGTGGTGGCGGGCCGAGGCCTGGCTTCTTCATGCTGGAGTGCGAGTCGAAGATGCTTCCCATGATATCAAGAGCACTTGAGGCAGAGAGCAGGAACGAGCCCATCCCAGAGGCTGTTCCTGAGAAGATGCCCCTGAGCATGGAACGACTTGTAGAGATTATTAAGGATGAGTTTGCCTGAGGTATCCTGATGGTCAAAGTCATTGTCTACCCTCCAACAAGCATGATCCTCGCGGATCTCGTCGACAGGATGGGGCACACGCCCCTGGTCATGGCGAACGAGATCAGAAATAAGATAGACACGCCGAGCCTTGAATCCCCTCCGCTGAACATCACACCCGAGGACCCGAAGAAGGGTTTGAAATACGCTGCTGTAGATGTGCCCTCAGGTGTTCGCGGGCGGATGTCTCTGATAGGTCCGATGATAGATGAGGCAGAGGCTGCGATAATAGTTGAGGACAACAACTGTCTTGTGGGATGCACTGGATGTGCCAGGACGAACGAGCTCACAAGGCTTCTGATAAAGATCAAGGGCATCCCGTTCATAGAGCTGAAGTATCCGAGGGACGATGGTGAGGCCAGGCGCTTCGTTCATGAGATCAGGACGTTCCTGGAGGGGCTCAAATGATCAGAATCGCTCAGCTTTCGTGTGGCGCTGAGTACAGCGGCATCCAGAGGGAACTCGAGAGGGCAGCTGAGATCGTAGGCGCGAAGATG
Coding sequences:
- a CDS encoding methanogenesis marker 6 protein, with translation MRVTKYVITSPESEILPSDIAMHIYGSKRDVHVKETCFGVIINGEEKEIEDLVREIRAMDPNGIFIKDRGFPPGDPRRCRGHRGGGPRPGFFMLECESKMLPMISRALEAESRNEPIPEAVPEKMPLSMERLVEIIKDEFA
- a CDS encoding methanogenesis marker 5 protein, producing the protein MVKVIVYPPTSMILADLVDRMGHTPLVMANEIRNKIDTPSLESPPLNITPEDPKKGLKYAAVDVPSGVRGRMSLIGPMIDEAEAAIIVEDNNCLVGCTGCARTNELTRLLIKIKGIPFIELKYPRDDGEARRFVHEIRTFLEGLK
- a CDS encoding methanogenesis marker 3 protein; its protein translation is MRVRVDGSEISLRDGATLGEALEAASSTVSPGAVIGIIKGRGEKARVTDSYWLVTTKGRIRIDLLDTGLKDAWHEAVERIVGLEGRWSDSGAVSFGNFPSSISPGRGAHEYSRFDVILGASGFENEKSQLIFIKRRHSAVYGVPSESKGVFARVVGGKNILDRLEKSDSILKVEPIVEWEDLTEKTVTTDMSFPLADGMEIYSRFEVDLIQDAPKGAEFFLAATKDGALKVDAVSSSYISSHILKGEPIEFEHREPRLEGAVTVRTSGRGLGHIFIYKADRTSNPNHSVVGRVTAGLDLLKLASPGQRITARVRPERFMVLGMPLRDAMELARSRGIEPSFDGYSGDDAVVIEQNPPTTMEVLKAGKVFLKAIQSSRLVRIELYDDLAPKTLDYFRHVVGLKERPVGPLPVFFVYENTVLFKPVIDALRYKELLPENKPTGPVPAGSIGVTNQVAKRTGLIGVKFVEDRRYGPSGEKFEGTNIIGRVIDLDKLRDVKEGEIVYVMEEKR